DNA from Bacteroidota bacterium:
CAACATCAATATCTAGAGTTGGATGTTTATGTCTTCCAAAATTTTCACTAATAACGCCTTTTTCAATTGGCCAAGGAAGCTTGCCTTTATTATTTACAAAGTCATTGGATAGTTGTGCTGCTTCTGGAGTTAATTCAAATGTTCCAGAATTACTTTTCTTACTGTTTCTTTTAAATTCATCCAGAATAATTTGCTCAATCTTTTTGTTTAAATCTTTTTTTATTTTTTCTTTCTTAGCCAGATCCTTTTTCAACTTGGATTTTTCTTTTTTAAGATTACCCAACAATTGTGCTTGTCCTGATTTATCTTTAATCAGATTTTCTTTTTCTGAATTTTGAATGTTCAATAGCTTTAACTGTTTCTGTTTCTTCTTTTCTAGTTCAGTTAATTTTTCTTCAATGGTTGCTTTTGTTTCAAGAATTAGTTCCATTTGTTTTTTACGGAACTCACTGTAATTTTGTAATAGCTTTAGTCGTTTGTAGGATTGATTAAATGATTCTGCTGAGAAGATAAAGCCAAGTTTTGTATAATTATTTTTAGTTTTGTAGGCAAACCTCACCATGCTTGCATATTCTGCTTTCAAGGTTTGTAAATCCTTTTCCATGGATTCAACAATATCTTTTGTATCGGTTATTTCTTCATTTATATATCTCAATTCTTGCCTAACGGTATTAATCAATGATTCCCTAGTTTCGATTTGTACATTTAATACATTTAAGTAATCCAGCGATTTCTTTTCTTTAATACCCGTTTCATTGATGAGTTTTTTAGTTAACTCAATTTCTTTCTCCTTTTGCTTGCGCTGCTTTTCCAATTCAGCAACAGTTTGTGAAAAGCTAGCAACAGAAAAGCACAAAACCAGCAAAGCTGCTGTGATAAAACTAATTTGCTTTCTGATAGTCATTTGGAATTGAGGTGTTAATATCTAAAGATTTATTAAAATCGACTTTGTAATAATTTACCTTTACATAGGTTTCTTTAGGCAAAAATAATCTAGCTTCAATGATTTTAGGAATTGACTTATCCTCATTAATAAGTTTAGCTGTATAGGAAAGTACTGCATTCCATTTCTCCAAAGTATCTCTTAATTCATATCCTGATAATTGTGAAAGAGTTGTATTGATTAAAGTATGCCTGAAATAACTTTCTTCTTTTCCAATAAATGCCAATACATCTTTCTCAATTTTTATTTCAGAAAAATCATCCAATTCATACACGAAATTTCCAACTAATATATTCTCAAGTTGAGAATAATTAAGTCCAGGAATACCGGCTAATTTCTCCAGTTCAGGAATCGAATATTGAAAATAGCGTCTGTTAAATCGATCAATTGCAATAGCTTCATTTTTTGTGATGTAGAAATAGCCTACTTCTAAACCAAGGGTTGCTGCTACTGCTCCCCAAATTATGCTATCGTTTATTATTTTGAAATGTACGCTGACCGATTGATTTATGCCTTGTCCTTTGAAATGAACTCTTGCTTTTGCTGATACTGTTTCAAAATCAAGCTGCGATTCTTCAACTGTGTTTACTACTTTTTTGAGATCTCGAGGTATTTCACCTGATTGCAAGTGTATTTTGCTCTTACAAGCATTTAAGGTAAGAAGTGCAACAAGGAATATGATCGAAAGTTTATTCATATAACTTTTTGTCAGCTATTTTTTTATCGATGAATTCAGATACCGAACCTTTGCGTTTGGCTTTTTCCCAATGTTTGAGTGCTTCTTCTATTAGACCTAATTGATAACAACTATCACCTAAATGTTCAAGTATATCAGCATCCCAGGGTTTTACTTTAAGTGCTCTTTCAATGTATTCTTTTGCTTCTGCATATTCACCATTCAGATAAAGTATCCATCCATAAGTGTCGAGGTAAGCTGGATTATCCGGATCAATTTCCAAACTTTTTGCCGACATAGTTTTGGCCTTTTCGAGTTTATCCTTTCTCAAAGAAAGATAGTAAGCATAATTGTTAAGCACAAAAGGATCAATTGTATCAATCTCCATAGCCATTTCAAAATACTTGTCCGAATTTGCGTACTCTTTTAAACTGTTATAAACTTCTCCCAGATTTGTGTAGAATTGATATTGCAGCCATTTGTCATTTACAATATAATCCAAACCTTGAAGGAGCAAATTTTCAGCATTTTTGTTTTCTTGAAGTCTCAAATGAGCCAAACCGTTTAGCCAATATATTTCAGGACTCGTTGGGAAATACTCGAGAGCTTCTTCTGCAAAATCTATGGCCGATTTATAATGTCCTTTCTCCAGTTCAAAACCAATCACTTTCTTCCAGAGTTCTACAATGTTTTTTTCAAATCCCAAAGCTGTTTTATAATCGCTCATGGCTTTTTTATCTTCCTTCAATGAGGTATAAACATCCCCTCTAAAAGTAAAAGCTCTCGGATTTTCAGGATGAGTTTCTATCATTAAGTCAGCCATTTTCAGGACAACTTCTCTATTGCCTTCGTTTATTTCTTTATTCAGGTAATTTAAAACCAAAAAAGTGAGCTTGGTTTGAACATCCAAATTAGGGTTGCCTATTGCTTTCAGACCCATTTCTGTACCTTCTTTAATCTTGTTATTTCGAAGATAATAATCAGCAATAATCAAATGAGCTGTTCCATCATGTGGATTTATTTCAATGATCTTTTTATAAAGCTCAACCACTTTGTATTCGTGCCCATTTGCGATGTATAAATCTATTAGAAGACGAATGTA
Protein-coding regions in this window:
- a CDS encoding peptidoglycan DD-metalloendopeptidase family protein → MTIRKQISFITAALLVLCFSVASFSQTVAELEKQRKQKEKEIELTKKLINETGIKEKKSLDYLNVLNVQIETRESLINTVRQELRYINEEITDTKDIVESMEKDLQTLKAEYASMVRFAYKTKNNYTKLGFIFSAESFNQSYKRLKLLQNYSEFRKKQMELILETKATIEEKLTELEKKKQKQLKLLNIQNSEKENLIKDKSGQAQLLGNLKKEKSKLKKDLAKKEKIKKDLNKKIEQIILDEFKRNSKKSNSGTFELTPEAAQLSNDFVNNKGKLPWPIEKGVISENFGRHKHPTLDIDVVVNGIKFICPKGSEARAIFNGTVTRVFPIPGAGNSVLVNHGMYYTVYSNLDVVYVKMGEQITTKFKLGKIRYDQSSGKTEMELQIWKLKGAQQPDKQNPAYWIYKK
- a CDS encoding tetratricopeptide repeat protein, encoding MRKYIYIFFLVGLVFGLASCKLNKSTTEEPIFTLGNSGDKSAKIIAFNNYYMDAIKADLVENNPNKAIDKLKKCLTLDANNTAVLFKIGQMYDKVQQYADATKVLEKAVDLDKENVWFYLLLADVYQKQSKTDKAVEIYKSLVKIKPLDISYQFSLANLHLRNNEPENAIKIYNDIESEIGINDQLSVQKKNIYLSLNKAEKAIEEIEKLIDAYPENTDYIRLLIDLYIANGHEYKVVELYKKIIEINPHDGTAHLIIADYYLRNNKIKEGTEMGLKAIGNPNLDVQTKLTFLVLNYLNKEINEGNREVVLKMADLMIETHPENPRAFTFRGDVYTSLKEDKKAMSDYKTALGFEKNIVELWKKVIGFELEKGHYKSAIDFAEEALEYFPTSPEIYWLNGLAHLRLQENKNAENLLLQGLDYIVNDKWLQYQFYTNLGEVYNSLKEYANSDKYFEMAMEIDTIDPFVLNNYAYYLSLRKDKLEKAKTMSAKSLEIDPDNPAYLDTYGWILYLNGEYAEAKEYIERALKVKPWDADILEHLGDSCYQLGLIEEALKHWEKAKRKGSVSEFIDKKIADKKLYE
- a CDS encoding DUF4292 domain-containing protein, encoding MNKLSIIFLVALLTLNACKSKIHLQSGEIPRDLKKVVNTVEESQLDFETVSAKARVHFKGQGINQSVSVHFKIINDSIIWGAVAATLGLEVGYFYITKNEAIAIDRFNRRYFQYSIPELEKLAGIPGLNYSQLENILVGNFVYELDDFSEIKIEKDVLAFIGKEESYFRHTLINTTLSQLSGYELRDTLEKWNAVLSYTAKLINEDKSIPKIIEARLFLPKETYVKVNYYKVDFNKSLDINTSIPNDYQKAN